CTCTTCTGGAGGGGCAGAGTGACACAATTTACAAGGGTGCCCAGcggtgcagagctctgcagagagctggaaacTAAAGCTGGGCTGCACCCCCCAAACAGAGGAAACTTCCAAAAGTCTTGGATCTACACagaacccaaaaccacccccagatctgcagcttctcccaggGCCTTTCTTTTCACCTATAATAGGTGAAGATAAAGTCCACCAGAGATCAAGAGTGTCACGTGTCAGTCAGATTGTCACACTCAgggcaattttattttcaaaatagaaattgTATGTCTTTTTCTCTGGTCCTCACTATTgacttttaaaagcacatttacTGCTGTTACTTTTTCCTGAAGTGCTCTTTGGTGAATGTTTCTGGTTGTGTTCAGCtcacttgggatttttttcttcccttcctccccagaCTGTACAGTTCGTTCAGGGAATTTTTGTTGAGAAATATGACCCAACAATAGAAGATTCATACAGAAAGGTAAAGCAccatggtttttatttcttccaagtCTCACAGAGGGAAttcctggggctgctttgggtgcagggctggagctgctgggcagaagTCCTTGCAGGGTCCCTGAGCTGTTACATAatccaggcacagagctgctttcttcCCTGCATGGATGTCAAGTGAGCCATTGTTCCACGGATTAGCAGAAGTGTCAGCACATTAAAGGCACCAAAACATACACTAAAAACTTGTGACATTTGTGCCTGtgataattaaattaaattgtgcCGTGAGTTCTGCTGTTAAATTTACTTGACTTTCCTGGAATTACCCTGGTTAGAGCCAAGACATTTCTCAGAGAGTGGAAGATGTGCAAAGTCTCATTCTGAGgatcctgaaatattttgcattttcttctcttccttacTCCCTTCTCTCCgggcagcaaagaaaaattcaagttttaaGGTGCTTTGATTTGCAGGAGTGGATTAAGTCGAGATATTTCCAATCTCACTTAAGTTGAGATGTTTACAGTGAGCTGCTCATTTAAGCCTTGCTAATGAAGGGAGTCCTGGAGCATGTGAGCTGACCCAGATGCCTGGCTTGGGGCATGGTTAATCCTCtaagagcagagctgctcagccctggggatgcaggTGCTCCTTGCTGAGAGCCCTTTGTGcagaggtgcagcaggagctgagactCCTCTtgcctgtcccactgcagagccTTCATTCTGAGCTTTTGTTCCCTCTTTCCCCAGCAAGTGGAAGTAGACTGTCAGCAGTGTATGCTGGAGATCCTcgacacagcagggacagtaAGTGCCATTTCTTTATCTCAttgctgtgcagctccttcCTTAAGAGCAGAAATCCTGCCCAGGCAAAGGCGGTAAATCAGCTGCAGCCATTTAAAAGCAGGATTTTGTTAGACAACCTCAGCAGTGAGGTGGGTGCCAGTGCCTGGTGAGCtctccccagtgctggcacaCAGGGGCTGGTGCCTCCTGTGCCGTGCCCGTGTCAGCTTTCTGCTCTGGGAGGGTTTGAATCATGAATTTGCCAGTGGCCACAGGgccagaggctgcaggcagtgccagccaaggggctgctccccagcaggtgccaccagcagagctgccctggcactgccctgctgtccctccagtGTCACCcgcagctggcacagccctgcccaacAAACCATCGCTGGGGGGCTGGCAGCACGTCCCAGGCACCTGGTGCTCCCTGGAGGTTGGTTTTAGTGAGAAAGCCCTGGAAATcctcagcagcaggggcaggaattGTTGCTGGTGGGTCTGGTAAaagtcctggccctgctggggctctgagctggcacTGTCCAGCCTGTTCTGGCATTTCAGTCAGTAAAACCATGCAGACATGGTTTTATTGCTGCTCTTCagcttttccccatttttccaagAAACCCtttattaagggaaaaaaaaccaaaacccgaaacaaacccaaaccaaaggGAAAGAGAGTGTTAATGCTTTTATTCAATTTCCATGCTCCAGTGGGTTTCTGTGAGCAGTAAATATGTAAATCCATCTGTGGCACTGCATTCTTGTCTGCAGTACAATGGGAGTATTCCTTTGGAACTGCTCATTAGCTGCATTCTCCAGCTAATTCCTGTAAAAAACGTTTGCTTGCAGGAGCAATTCACAGCCATGAGGGACCTGTACATGAAGAATGGGCAGGGGTTTGCACTAGTATATTCTATCACAGCACAGTCCACGTTCAACGACCTCCAGGACCTGCGGGAACAGATCCTACGGGTGAAGGACACTGAGGATGTGAGTAGAACATGGTTGGGTTCCCTTCTGCAAGTGCTTAAGGAGCTTTGCTCCCAAACCACCACAGCCTGGGTGTTTACATACAAAGCTTCTTTCAGAGGATCTCCTTGGGGAGTGCTGAGGGAGTTTTCAGAGCCTTGCAGCTTTcagtggtggtgtttgaggcaCAGCACCTGCTAAGGGGCATcccaaaatctgattttcccGTGTCCTGGAAGCCACAGTCTTTTGGAATGCTGGGAGTTGATTGAAAGCAGCATGACttcactttttctcctttaaactCCTTTCCAGGATttgcaattttctttctctgtgctttaGCTGTGCTTCATTTCCCTCAGAGTTAGGGGCAGTCGTGGTGAGGATGTTCCCAGGGGCAGTCAGTCGTGGTGAGGATGTTCCCAGtagctctgcagctctctggcaCTGGGGACTGGCAGGGCTGGTTCCAGAGGTGGGAAAGGGAAGTTCAAAGCTGTGGCAAAATCTGTCCCCCAAGGAGGTCACACAGTGCGTGAGCGAAACCATCAGGGGCCTGACAGAGCCTTGGGCTGTTTTGGGTGTTTGGAGCTCTTTTAAAGTAAGGACAGATCAGCtgtggggggtttggggtgtgacAGAAGATGTGCCAGGCTCAGGTGAGggtggctctgtcccctggcTCGTGGTCCTGTGCTGTTCCCTGGCTGCAGTGGCCCTGGGCCCTCCTTGCTTTAACAAGCTGAGCTTTTATTGGTGCAAAACTGCTTTTGTTGgtgcaaaactgctttttattggtgcaaaactgcttttgttggtgcaaaactgcttttccttGGGGCAGGGATTACTGTGGGGTgaatccctgctgcaggagcctgagCTGGGCTTGGCTGGCTCACAGGGGAATTtgtgccctgagctgggcaggttCATCCCCAGCAGACACTGCCGCTTTCCCTTGGGCCTCAGGAGCTGAGGGCATGGGTAAAATGCGTTTATTTGCTGTGTGTGTTCCTGTTGACGCCAAGCTTGAGAACCTCTTGAACGTTTAAGCTGCATTTTCCTGAGTTAGGAAATGTTCTCCTTTCTGTCTTTCACACCAGAACATGTCTAAAGTCCCAGTACATCAATCATTACATTATCTGTATCTGGAAGAGTTTAAATTCCAATCTCCTACACCTAACAGCAAATGATCAAAGGTAGTTGCTCACCAAACTCCATTTTTGGATAAACCATTAAGACCTCTGCAATAATCTTACACAGTTTCATGTCTTCAAACCTGTAGTGCTTACTCATCTCAGTATCACTTTTTGCCCTATTATTTCGCATCTTCATACACTTTGGTTTTTTGCTGAACATGTTCATAACACATTTTCATGTTTCAGTATGAGAAATTTTCTCTTAACTGTCTAGAAAACTCTAAAGAACAGGATATTTACAGCTCTGTCTAAGCTGATAGAGCCTGGAGATCTGATTTCAAATGagctttttctgcatttgcttcATCTGTACTGTGGCTTCAGGTTCCTGATGTAATAAGGAAAATTTAtgtctcaaaaataaaaatatgatcaTTCTCTAATGGGTATGGCTGGGagttttaaggagaaaaattaatcttGAGTGTAGTTGTGTCAGGAAGAGACCACAAATATTAACACTGAAGCAGATTAAAAACACACAGTGTGTTGTAAATCACCAGATGAACGGGGTAGTGATTTATTGCCCAGCTGGACAGGACTGGGTTTCTGCTCACAGAATGAAATGTTGGAGGAAATGGAGCGGGTGCACTCCCTGATCAGCAGCTCTTGGGGGTTGTTCTGCTTCCCCTGGGTGTGAGGAAGCAGGAAatggtgctgggctgtggcactgccctcctgtgctgccctgctccccgccgtgccagccagagctgcagctgtgccagcgctggggcagctcctggcacctgcagggcaCCTGGGCTGCTAGGAGAGATCTTGGCGGTTTGTTCCCTTGCTTGTGGGTTGGAAAGGTCCTCAGAGCtcctccatgggcagggacagctccagtgCCCCAGGGAGCTCCAAGCCTGTCCAGACTGGCCTGGGACACCTCCTTCTGTGCCTgttggggacacctgggagggccacagctgtgccaggcactgcagaggggcagagccACTTCACCATTGTCTCCTGGTTTTTATTGGGCTCATAGTTCATCCTGCATTTCCCATCCTGCATTTCCCATCCTGCATTTCCCATCCTGCATTTCCCATCCTGCATTTCCCATCCTGCATTTCCCATCCTGCATTTCCCATTCTGCATTTCCCATCCTGCATTtctcctgctgcatttcccatCCTGCATTTCCCCTGCTGCATTTCCCATCCTGCATTTCCCCCTGCATTTCCCATCCTGCATTTCCCCTGCTGCATTTCCCATCCTGCATTTCCCCCCCTGCATTTCCCCCCCTGCATTTCCCCTGCTGCATTTCCCCTGCTGCATTTCCCCTGCTGCATTTCCCCTGCTGCATTTCCcctgctgcatttcccattCTGCATTTCCCCCCCTGCATTTCCCCCCCTGCATTACCCATCCTGCATTTCCCCTGCTGCATTTCCCATCCTGCATTTCCCATCCTGCATTTCCCCTGCTGCATTTCCCATCCTGCATTTCCCATTCTGCATTTCCCCCCTGCATTTCCccccctgcatttccctgctcatCCCGAGAGCcgcagcagcacagagctccctgcaCATGACCTTGCTGATGGATTTCTCCCCCTGTTGCTCCTCCCCAGGTTCCCATGATCCTGGTTGGCAATAAATGTGACCTGGAGGAAGAACGAGTCGTGGGCAAAGAGCAGGGGCAGAACTTAGCACGACAGTGGTGTAACTGTGCCTTTCTAGAATCATCTGCAAAGTCGAAAATCAACGTAAATGAGGTGAGCACCTCCTGTTGTGTGTGTTCCCAGCATGAACATGGCATTTTGAACCCTGTGTGTCTGAGCTGGGCATTCCAGggtgggctggggaagggaaccATGCAGGGTGGCAGCCATGCAGCGTGCCAGCCATGCAGCGTGGCAGCCATGCAGCATCCCAGCCATGCAGCGTGGCAGGCATGCAGCGTGGCAGGCATGCAGCGTGGCAGCCATGCAGCGTGGCAGCCATGCAGCGTGGCAGGCATGCAGCGTGGCAGCCATGCAGGGTGGCAGGCATGCAGCGTGGCAGGCACTCTGTGTCTGGCCCAGGGATGGGCTCCCttttctctgcacagccagggtccctccccaggctggtgTGTTACAGCCTCTCCCAGGGGCCATGAGCAGCAGAGGGCCCTGAGCTGGGTGACTTTCAGCTTAGATAAGCTTTATCTGGAGAGAATGTTTGCCGCAAGAActgctgccattcccagtgTGGGTGATGCCCCGTTGTGCTCCTTGCCTTGTGTGGGGTTGGCTGTTGATTTTggaatatttgcatttctggCTGCAGGTGCCTCATCACAGCCCCTGTAAGCCCCAGCTTGCTGAAACCATGCCCAGACCCAGACCTGAGCAGTTCCCTGAGTTTAACTGaggcccctctgctctgggtgctcctgctgctgctgccgggggCCGtgggctgcctggggcagctctgctccacatCAGGCACCAGGttttgttctgtgctggggCTATCTGCCTGTGCCAGAGGCCGAGTCTGCAGGCACAAAGGCTGAGGTGACCTcgtgcagcagggctgggctggttcCAGCTGATAACTGGGACCGTTCAGGGCTGTGGgatcagcaggagcagcaggaacttGGCCTGGGCCCAGCTggcctggcagccagcagggtgggctgggagggaggggagcccCAGGAACTGagaactgcagctctggggctgggatgagggctcaggatgggctgggagccccaggaactgagaactgcagctctggggctgggatgggcctGGCTGAGGGCTCAGGAtgggctgggagccccaggaacagaactgcagctctggggctgggatgagggCTCAGGAtgggctggcagccccaggaactgagaactgcagctctggggctgggatgagggCTCAGGAtgggctggcagccccaggaacagaactgcagctcctgggattgGCCTGGCCgagggctcaggagcagcagagctgagccagccaggctgctgcccgCAGGGATTTGTGTGTGGCTGGGAtgcagcaaggagcagctcagcctccagcagatgcccagggaggtgccagagccagggctgtgagcaTTCCCACACTTGGGGGGCACACTGACCCTGCTCAGGCCTCCCCCCGTGGccagggggtcctggggtgccaccccagccctcaGGGGGgatcctgcctgtccctgctgggtgtGCGGCCCCCAGGAGgtcacagcagggaggagaatgTGCTTGTCTGGAGGATGAGTTCCTGCTCTCCTCGTGATCTTCGTGTCCTGCTTTCCTGCCAGCTGATATTGCCCAGCTGTGAGAAGTACGAAAGCTGAGGGAATCCAAGAGAGGAACTGTGAAAGAAGCAGCTCAGTGCACTGGGactctgtcctgctgcctcctgcgCTGGGGAGGCACTTGCATTCCTCTGGGCTTTGTTCTTGCTTTCTCACTACTTTTGGAGTTTCTAAATTTGTTAAAATCTAGGTGAAGAGTGATAACTTCCTACATGCATTTGCTGCATGTGAACCAAACCTTTCAGATAATAAGTTTTTAATCCGGGTGACCTTCTGGTGACCTCTGAGATGCTCTTGCAGCACGCTGACTCTTTTTAGGGATGGTGGCATTCCTGAAACCTTGTTGCAGATGGCTGTACTCACAGTCACTACCAGCACCTAAATAATCTAATTTATGAGAAAGGAAACTCTCAAATTTCAGTTGTTACAGTGTGTTACAAACTGCTTCTTTGTCTTGTGAATTTCTTTGGAATCAACAAGAATTTGTGAGCTGTCAGCCACtccaggaaggggaaaaaataaacaaggacAAGGGTGGAGCCCTCTGAAGGTTGAAATATTTCTCCTCAATGCTGTGACCCCGCTCCAAGCATTTTTGCAAAGCTCATTTTGCTATAAATGGGCTGAGTCTTGCTGGGaaaacagctcccagctctcagcaggctgtgcagctgcaggaggccctggtggcagggccagcccggggacagggacagggacagggacagggctgtcccctccctgcagggagtGCCCTGGGCCGCTGATCCTTGAGGATGCTCTGCCTGTCTTAAAAACCCCATGtaaatcccaattttctcccacttttccaaagctcctgctcctctgaagGCTTTGGTGCTGATAAACTGAGTTTCCAGCTCCCTTGTGTTCTGATGGGAGCTTTGGGTTTCTTCCTTCATAAGCAGGTGCTTGAGGAACATGTAATAAATCCAAGCAGTTTAATTGAATTTACATAACTGCAGCCACCAGGACAGAGTTGTCAGCTCCCCGGCCTGCCTCAGTTCTGACAGCTCGTGTTTTATCGCTTGGGTTTTTCAGCTTGTGCTTTTCATTTGCAGATCTTTTATGACCTGGTCAGACAGATAAATAGAAAAACACCAGTGGAAAAGAAGAAGCCTAAAAAGAAATCATGTCTGCTGCTTTAGGCTCCAtcatgcagcagctctgagccaggTAAGAGGGGCCTGAGTCCCACCTGGGCcaggtgagcagagcagctgccagcagggcccttccctctgctgctgctcctgggctgtgaCTGAGCAGGAGCTTTCTTCTGAGCCCCAGGGCTCGCTTGTGCTGCCTTTTCATCCTCTGAGAAATGTTGGTGTTGCTCTTGCCACTGCTGTGCCCATGCTGGGGCCTTTGGGGACAATTGCAAATGGCTTTGGATGGGACATGGGGTTCAGTGgcacacaaatgaaaaaataaaacaacccaaaccaaaacaagcataaaaaaccccaaaacaaacccaaccaaaaagCACACCAAGAGTGGACAGAGCTGTAAATAatctgtgctggggctgctggggtttCCTGTGTGTCTTggcagggagctctgtgtgctcacagcTGTTCTGTCATGCTCTGGAAGGGAACTGCAGCTCTGCGGCTCCAGGTTTGGGACAGAAATGTCCCCACttggctggcactgctctggccCTGATAAAACACAGCATTTGGAGAGTTACCCTCCCACAGTCTCCTGCTTTCTGTGCCTAGGAACAGCCCAGAGTTCTGGGAAAAaggagctcctctgctgcctctgggccGTTGGCTTTCAGGCCTTGGAGGTCACTGCTGGCCCCAGCAGAGTAAGAAATGTCCCCCCATCATCtccatttgtattttcttttacttctccAGATTGCAGGAATGAAGAACTGTTGCCTAAATGGAAAGTGCCAGCATTCCCAACTTCAGAACCTTATGGAAATGAGTAACATATCGGAAGAAGCTTCTCCTGTTTTTTATATCCTGCGGGAAGAATTTAGATCTTAAAATGGTTTGCACACAGTCCCTGGAAAAAGCAGTTGCTCTGTGTATATCTCTTGGAAATTAAAGCCAATATTCCTCCTCCTTTGCAATAGCAATTaacaaatgtgaaaataaatataattgaCTCTAGCATATGATTATCCCAAGGGGCATGGATGCATTTCAAATGTTAGAGATTGCTACTataattaaaattcatattGACCATTTTATCATAATTTCTCCCCATCAAGCACTAAAAATGTTCCActgttatattttatatctataaCTATAGATATATATTATCCAGAATTTCCCTTTGAACTCACTGCAACAAATAACTTTTTGAGTCATTGacttcattttatatttaaaagttaCAGAAtatcattattttcattctgcCATTGtattctaattaaaaatgtttgtgcataatgctttggaaaaatgggtcttttataggaaaaaaactGGGATAACTGATTTCTATggctttaaaagcaaaaatatataatatactaaACCAACTCTAATATTGCTTCTTGTGTTTTACTGTCACAGATTAAATTACAGCTTTTATGAATGATTAAATTTTagtacattttcatttttgtttctgtgtttttgttaCCCTTTCCAGCCTTTGGGTTTGCTCCCTGTTCTGGGAGTTCCTCTCCCATCCTGGTGGCTCAGGGGTTTGTTGAGGTGCCCCCAATACCCTGTGCTGTATGTAATGCAGCCCTCCCAAAGGACAGCAGGCAACTCCTGTGTTTCCTCTTGGCCTTTTACaggtggcactgctgcaggtATTTCCTCTGCTATTCCCTCTGTAcagtggctctgctgtgcacaAGTTTGGTTCCATCCCAAGCTCTGTCTGCCCTGGAGGATGATCCTTGGTTTCAAACCTGGCTTTGGCTGGTGGTCCCTGCTCAGCTGAGGTTTTCTGTTTCACTTTGGGTTTGTTCCTTGTATTCTTCAATCCCCGTTGTTTATGAAGTTCCCAGGA
The sequence above is a segment of the Camarhynchus parvulus chromosome 26, STF_HiC, whole genome shotgun sequence genome. Coding sequences within it:
- the RAP1A gene encoding ras-related protein Rap-1A isoform X1, with amino-acid sequence MREYKLVVLGSGGVGKSALTVQFVQGIFVEKYDPTIEDSYRKQVEVDCQQCMLEILDTAGTEQFTAMRDLYMKNGQGFALVYSITAQSTFNDLQDLREQILRVKDTEDVPMILVGNKCDLEEERVVGKEQGQNLARQWCNCAFLESSAKSKINVNEIFYDLVRQINRKTPVEKKKPKKKSCLLL
- the RAP1A gene encoding ras-related protein Rap-1A isoform X2, translated to MPRSLLSEQPTPCTVQFVQGIFVEKYDPTIEDSYRKQVEVDCQQCMLEILDTAGTEQFTAMRDLYMKNGQGFALVYSITAQSTFNDLQDLREQILRVKDTEDVPMILVGNKCDLEEERVVGKEQGQNLARQWCNCAFLESSAKSKINVNEIFYDLVRQINRKTPVEKKKPKKKSCLLL